The following proteins come from a genomic window of Streptomyces sp. NBC_00539:
- a CDS encoding ABC transporter substrate-binding protein: MQASTGRTVILGYRDRLCEEDLGRSVDLVPHALIEDADAAPRDAVPGSVTDQHVALLDAIVEQLEDTMPPGAGELRLPRFHTCRAALDVPVGAGSMGAKRRRLRDALYLQLLLRRPFLGTLARLAGATGDNFLVNIWLSLFQLLVVGLPRRAYGLWLSRRRSLRWVGSRRPKGANFLRMALTITPSGTSRSNHALVQRMLLMALLNDLSRAAAPSRLWIHRPRRRWPFVLLLPEVGEEGTLVRQLLDTYADIVRTEPPAPLMVLGALQGEPPSYAQTVPADSRSVTALADRVHSLYTRGSASAVYVVPLSASDDDGPADQWVETNPKVSVRASGRGDYVRALAAPVLVCVLVAGGLYFVERDTGPSPSCRKVSSGEIVGVTDGRECHLGIPGRDDELLSLEAVAAQQNHDAVTSGRPYRTVVFFAPLTAEPGDSTPVSIQSLRGSLAAQNQVNSREGDIVQIRLLIANAGKYFAYGSRNGQEPDVAREIIERKDRDKIAAVVGITQSRPSSFAAVGEISAASIPVIGNSVTGSRMVDERAPSYYFQVSPSNDRIAEVMAEFAAYSEQIGELTTSKDGGRTAVMVYDPDDEFFSSDLQRKFTDHYKGGKVVTVPYYENRNGQIVSEVARDVCAEIRASGGYILYAGRSGEMPKLFDALQASADCRKADGKPVAVFSESTAAKYMQEPEDMLQKHSLLRPFYVMLNNSTGMESPDSPYSEFTVRFRSVFKDGSVPEGNAAGAYDALRVASEVINSVYAQYKTPQNSSAPFQPTDVYARLSNPGVQNFSGASGLLSLDSRHKYPPNKAVYVLESHTDKSVTTWMACGLLPDQPPTLNNPATWGRPGKTRPCPSA; encoded by the coding sequence ATGCAGGCATCCACCGGCCGCACCGTCATTCTGGGCTACCGGGACCGTCTGTGCGAGGAGGATCTCGGCCGTTCGGTCGACCTGGTCCCGCACGCCCTGATCGAGGACGCTGACGCCGCCCCGCGCGACGCCGTCCCCGGCAGCGTGACCGATCAGCACGTCGCCCTGCTCGACGCCATCGTCGAGCAGTTGGAAGACACCATGCCCCCGGGCGCCGGTGAACTGCGGCTGCCCCGGTTCCACACCTGCCGTGCCGCCCTGGATGTGCCGGTCGGCGCCGGGTCCATGGGAGCCAAACGACGCCGGCTGCGCGACGCTCTGTACCTTCAGCTCCTGCTCCGGCGCCCCTTCCTGGGCACACTGGCGCGACTGGCCGGGGCCACCGGGGACAACTTCCTGGTCAACATCTGGCTCTCCCTCTTCCAGCTCCTGGTCGTCGGGCTGCCCCGTCGCGCCTACGGCCTGTGGCTCAGCAGACGCCGCAGTCTGCGCTGGGTCGGCTCGCGGCGTCCCAAGGGCGCGAACTTCCTCCGGATGGCACTGACCATCACCCCCTCCGGCACCTCCCGGAGCAACCACGCCCTGGTCCAGCGGATGCTGCTCATGGCCCTGCTCAATGATCTGTCCAGGGCGGCCGCGCCGTCCCGGCTCTGGATCCACCGGCCCCGCCGGCGCTGGCCCTTCGTCCTGCTGCTTCCCGAGGTCGGCGAGGAGGGCACTCTCGTCCGTCAGCTGCTCGACACCTACGCGGACATCGTCCGCACCGAGCCGCCCGCGCCCCTGATGGTCCTCGGCGCGCTGCAAGGTGAGCCGCCGTCATACGCCCAGACCGTACCGGCCGACTCCCGTAGCGTGACCGCTCTCGCCGACCGGGTCCACAGCCTGTACACCCGGGGCTCCGCCTCGGCCGTGTACGTCGTCCCGCTGTCCGCGAGCGACGACGACGGTCCGGCCGACCAGTGGGTGGAGACCAACCCGAAGGTCAGCGTACGGGCGAGCGGCCGGGGCGACTACGTGCGGGCCCTGGCGGCCCCGGTGCTGGTGTGCGTCCTCGTCGCCGGAGGCCTGTACTTCGTCGAGCGCGATACCGGACCGTCACCGTCGTGCCGCAAGGTGAGTTCGGGAGAGATCGTCGGGGTCACCGACGGACGCGAATGCCACCTGGGCATCCCCGGCCGGGACGACGAACTGCTCTCCCTGGAAGCGGTCGCGGCACAGCAGAACCACGACGCCGTCACCAGCGGGCGCCCGTACCGGACAGTGGTGTTCTTCGCCCCGCTCACCGCCGAGCCCGGCGACTCCACCCCGGTCAGCATCCAGAGCCTGCGCGGCTCGCTTGCCGCCCAGAACCAGGTCAACAGCCGCGAGGGCGATATCGTCCAGATACGTCTGCTGATCGCCAACGCGGGAAAGTACTTCGCCTACGGATCCCGGAACGGCCAGGAACCCGATGTCGCGAGGGAGATCATCGAGCGAAAGGACCGGGACAAGATCGCTGCCGTGGTGGGCATCACCCAGAGCCGCCCGTCCTCGTTCGCCGCGGTCGGGGAGATCTCGGCCGCGAGCATTCCCGTGATCGGCAATTCCGTCACGGGCAGCCGGATGGTGGACGAGCGTGCCCCCTCCTACTACTTCCAGGTGTCCCCCTCGAACGACCGCATAGCCGAGGTGATGGCCGAGTTCGCTGCGTACTCCGAGCAGATCGGTGAGCTCACGACGAGCAAGGACGGCGGCAGGACGGCGGTGATGGTCTACGACCCCGACGACGAGTTCTTCAGCTCCGACCTCCAGCGCAAGTTCACGGATCACTACAAGGGCGGCAAGGTGGTCACCGTCCCCTACTACGAGAACCGCAACGGACAGATCGTCTCGGAAGTGGCGCGGGACGTCTGCGCCGAGATCCGGGCCTCCGGTGGATACATCCTGTACGCGGGCCGCTCGGGCGAGATGCCGAAGCTCTTCGACGCCCTGCAGGCAAGCGCGGACTGCCGGAAGGCGGACGGGAAGCCGGTTGCCGTCTTCTCCGAGAGCACAGCCGCGAAATACATGCAGGAGCCGGAGGACATGCTCCAGAAGCACTCCTTGCTGAGGCCCTTCTACGTGATGCTCAACAACTCCACAGGCATGGAGAGCCCCGACAGCCCGTACTCCGAATTCACGGTCCGCTTCCGGAGCGTCTTCAAGGACGGCTCGGTGCCGGAAGGGAATGCGGCAGGGGCCTACGACGCCCTCCGGGTGGCCTCCGAAGTGATCAACTCGGTCTACGCGCAGTACAAGACACCGCAGAACAGCAGCGCGCCGTTCCAGCCGACGGACGTGTACGCGCGCCTGTCGAACCCGGGCGTCCAGAACTTCTCGGGCGCCTCGGGCCTCCTGTCACTTGACAGCCGCCACAAGTATCCGCCGAACAAAGCCGTCTACGTCCTGGAGTCACACACGGACAAGAGCGTGACGACATGGATGGCGTGCGGCCTTCTGCCCGACCAGCCACCGACGCTCAACAACCCTGCCACCTGGGGCCGCCCCGGCAAGACCCGCCCCTGCCCCTCCGCCTAG
- a CDS encoding CAP domain-containing protein, with protein MALINAQRTQRGLPALTVNSALNTAARQHATAAVQLKWWGPGKDSHTNPQTGSTPQSRIMGAGYCPNPRSWQVAEITYTGWGASGTPSAAVNWWMNSPGHRANILSGTLREIGSAALAGSADRAGAGASGAATYVVTFGRCQQ; from the coding sequence GTGGCCTTGATCAACGCTCAGCGTACGCAACGCGGTCTGCCGGCGCTCACCGTCAACTCCGCCCTGAACACCGCGGCCCGACAGCACGCCACTGCGGCCGTGCAGCTGAAGTGGTGGGGGCCGGGCAAGGACTCGCACACCAACCCACAGACGGGCTCTACACCGCAGAGCCGCATCATGGGGGCCGGCTACTGCCCGAACCCCCGGTCATGGCAGGTCGCTGAAATCACGTACACCGGCTGGGGCGCCTCGGGCACGCCGAGCGCCGCCGTCAACTGGTGGATGAACAGTCCGGGACACCGCGCGAACATCCTCAGCGGGACGCTGCGCGAAATCGGCAGCGCGGCGTTGGCCGGCTCCGCGGACCGGGCCGGAGCCGGCGCGAGCGGCGCCGCGACCTACGTGGTGACGTTCGGGCGGTGCCAGCAGTGA
- a CDS encoding pentapeptide repeat-containing protein yields MLLLSLPGLAAVAALLFTWLQVNQTGKEVRIAEEGQITNRFTAAIGNLGSGSIDVRLGGIYALERIMNDSPRDQATVVSVLSAYVRRHAPVPTGAPTADISAAMNVLVRRRPESDKGLELDLSRTDLRGWKPAHPYEGRVIHLRGTIFTGADLSDAQLGGADLSDASLEKANLSRADLSMATLTRVVFEEAQLRNTAFDGADLTDADLCGWGIKCPDLAGASFAGADLTRASFVGADLRKATICAEMFLAPVGSTKEPEVVPTCATLRDVHLSDANLSGVDLAGTDLSRADLTNADLSKANLTDANLTGAILKGTKLSGAQLKGARGLPPPLR; encoded by the coding sequence TTGCTGCTCCTGAGCCTGCCCGGGCTGGCAGCCGTGGCAGCGCTGCTGTTCACCTGGCTCCAGGTGAACCAGACCGGCAAGGAAGTGCGGATCGCCGAGGAGGGTCAGATCACCAACCGCTTCACCGCGGCCATCGGCAATCTGGGATCGGGCTCGATTGACGTCCGGCTGGGCGGGATCTACGCCCTGGAACGCATCATGAACGACTCTCCTCGCGACCAGGCGACCGTTGTGTCGGTGCTGTCCGCGTACGTTCGCCGACACGCCCCGGTCCCCACTGGCGCGCCGACGGCCGACATCAGCGCGGCAATGAACGTACTGGTGCGCCGCCGCCCGGAAAGCGACAAGGGGCTGGAACTGGACCTGAGCCGCACCGATCTACGGGGCTGGAAGCCTGCGCATCCGTACGAAGGGCGGGTCATCCACCTGCGAGGAACGATTTTCACGGGGGCAGACCTCAGCGATGCCCAACTCGGGGGCGCAGATCTCTCCGACGCCAGCCTGGAGAAGGCGAACCTCAGCCGGGCAGACCTTTCGATGGCGACCCTCACCAGGGTCGTCTTCGAGGAGGCACAGCTGCGGAACACGGCCTTCGACGGGGCCGATCTCACCGACGCCGACCTCTGCGGCTGGGGCATCAAGTGCCCGGACTTGGCGGGGGCAAGCTTTGCGGGTGCAGACCTGACCCGCGCCTCCTTTGTAGGGGCGGACCTCAGGAAGGCGACGATCTGCGCGGAAATGTTTCTGGCTCCCGTCGGAAGTACCAAGGAGCCGGAGGTCGTGCCCACGTGTGCCACTCTTCGGGACGTGCACCTCAGCGATGCGAACCTCTCAGGAGTGGACCTGGCGGGCACTGATCTGTCCCGGGCGGACCTCACCAATGCCGACTTGTCGAAGGCCAACCTCACCGATGCGAACCTCACCGGCGCCATCCTGAAGGGCACGAAGCTCAGCGGCGCCCAGCTCAAGGGAGCACGCGGCCTCCCGCCGCCCCTCCGGTAG
- a CDS encoding MarR family winged helix-turn-helix transcriptional regulator produces the protein MTTSASGLRDHLGYWLRRLSDEVHGRFERELVEHGVTVSQWAVLITVYRGDAATTREVARYVDIDPGAVSRLVDRLVAKGLMTREPDPTSRRTLRLALTDAGRDLAPRLAEIADRNDAHFFAGLEPVQRRQLEEWIRRLVGEAHPEPPTPAQ, from the coding sequence GTGACCACTTCCGCCAGCGGCTTGCGCGACCACCTCGGCTATTGGCTCCGCCGACTCTCCGACGAAGTCCACGGCCGGTTCGAACGAGAACTCGTCGAGCACGGCGTGACCGTCTCCCAGTGGGCGGTCCTGATCACCGTGTACCGGGGCGACGCCGCCACCACCAGGGAGGTGGCCCGGTACGTGGACATCGATCCCGGCGCGGTCTCCCGCCTGGTCGACCGTCTGGTGGCCAAGGGGCTCATGACCCGCGAACCGGACCCCACCTCCCGCCGCACCCTGCGGCTGGCACTCACCGACGCCGGCCGCGACCTGGCCCCCCGGCTCGCGGAGATCGCAGACCGCAACGACGCCCACTTCTTCGCCGGCCTGGAACCGGTTCAGCGCCGCCAGCTGGAGGAGTGGATCCGCCGCCTCGTCGGCGAAGCCCACCCCGAGCCCCCCACACCGGCCCAGTGA
- a CDS encoding DNA alkylation repair protein, with product MSLSHARLAEAADQLIEQLARLGTSQRAAWDRDYLHSDLVHLGVPIPDLRRAVNATRRRLPPLARPDALALADLLWTSNIYEHRQAAVHLLTHHAALLTPADLVTVEAMLRTAHTWALVDTLAVHGAGVIALQHEEAAGLALDRWAVDADFWLRRSALLALIPGIRAGEPDLKRLGRYADAMLEEPEFFIRKAIGWVLRETSRRDSHFVTAWVEPRVDHISGVTLREAVRRLGDADRTRLLDAYRRVDGN from the coding sequence GTGAGCCTGTCCCACGCCCGACTCGCCGAGGCGGCCGACCAGCTCATCGAGCAGCTGGCCCGCCTCGGCACCTCACAGCGCGCTGCCTGGGACCGCGACTACCTCCACAGCGACCTCGTCCACCTCGGCGTCCCCATCCCGGATCTGCGCCGCGCCGTCAACGCCACCCGCCGCCGCCTGCCACCGCTCGCCCGACCGGACGCCCTGGCTCTGGCCGATCTGCTGTGGACCAGCAACATCTACGAGCACCGCCAGGCAGCCGTCCACCTCCTCACCCACCACGCAGCCCTCCTCACCCCGGCTGACCTCGTGACGGTGGAAGCGATGCTGCGAACCGCCCACACCTGGGCCCTGGTGGACACCCTTGCCGTCCACGGGGCCGGCGTGATCGCCCTCCAGCACGAGGAAGCGGCCGGGCTCGCCCTCGACCGCTGGGCCGTCGACGCAGACTTCTGGCTCCGCCGCTCAGCCCTCCTCGCCCTGATTCCCGGCATCCGCGCCGGGGAGCCCGACCTGAAGCGACTGGGCCGCTACGCGGACGCCATGCTGGAAGAGCCCGAATTCTTCATTCGAAAGGCCATCGGCTGGGTGCTGCGCGAGACCAGCCGCCGCGACAGTCACTTCGTGACCGCATGGGTGGAACCCCGCGTCGACCACATCTCCGGCGTCACCTTGCGCGAAGCGGTCCGCCGCCTCGGCGACGCGGACCGGACCCGCCTGCTGGACGCCTACCGCCGCGTCGACGGCAACTGA